The following proteins are co-located in the Spirosoma montaniterrae genome:
- a CDS encoding glycine--tRNA ligase has translation MNTTPTRTDGPPATSLQDIIAHAKEYGFVFPSSEIYDGLQAVYDYGQNGVELKNNLKTLWWKAMTQLHDNRDGGPVVGIDASIFMHPLTWKASGHVDSFNDPMIDNRDSKKRYRADQLLELKAEEYANAGDADRAQALLNEMARLLGENDLDGVRNLIIAEGIKCPVSGTDNWTEVRQFNLMFSTQVGSLAEDASLIYLRPETAQGIFVNFLNVQKTGRMKIPFGIAQIGKAFRNEIVARQFTFRMREFEQMEMQFFVRPGTEMEWYERWRDTRMKFHQALGLPAEKLKFHVHEKLAHYANAAVDIEYQFPFGFREMEGIHSRTDFDLKSHQELSRKKQQYFDNDVDPATGKPYGNYIPYVVETSVGADRLFLAVFCNAFTKETVGEGESTPGDKQKERTYLKLHPALAPIKAAVFPLVRKDGLPEKAEQIVKLLRSEFRVIMEERDAIGKRYTRQDLIGTPFCIAVDYQTIEDDTVTIRYRDTTEQIRVPISELKARIGQEVSMERLLEQM, from the coding sequence ATGAATACTACTCCGACCCGTACCGACGGACCGCCAGCTACTTCGCTGCAAGATATTATCGCCCACGCCAAAGAATATGGCTTTGTGTTCCCTTCGTCTGAAATCTACGACGGTCTACAGGCCGTGTATGACTACGGGCAGAATGGCGTTGAACTGAAAAATAACCTCAAAACGCTGTGGTGGAAGGCCATGACTCAACTCCACGACAACCGCGACGGCGGACCGGTGGTGGGCATCGATGCGTCGATTTTCATGCACCCGCTCACGTGGAAGGCGTCGGGACACGTCGATTCGTTCAACGACCCGATGATCGACAACCGCGATTCCAAAAAACGCTACCGGGCCGACCAACTTCTTGAACTGAAAGCCGAAGAATATGCCAACGCAGGTGATGCCGACCGCGCCCAGGCCCTGCTCAACGAAATGGCCCGGCTGCTTGGCGAGAACGACCTCGACGGGGTGCGGAATCTTATCATTGCCGAAGGTATCAAGTGTCCTGTTTCCGGCACTGACAACTGGACAGAAGTGCGGCAGTTCAACCTGATGTTTTCTACGCAGGTAGGTTCGTTGGCTGAAGACGCCAGCCTTATTTACCTCCGCCCCGAAACAGCGCAGGGCATTTTTGTAAACTTCCTGAACGTGCAGAAAACGGGCCGCATGAAAATACCCTTCGGCATTGCCCAGATTGGGAAAGCGTTCCGCAACGAGATTGTGGCGCGGCAGTTCACGTTCCGTATGCGCGAATTTGAGCAGATGGAAATGCAGTTCTTCGTGCGCCCCGGCACCGAAATGGAATGGTACGAACGCTGGCGCGATACGCGCATGAAATTCCATCAGGCACTCGGACTGCCCGCCGAAAAACTGAAATTTCACGTTCACGAGAAACTGGCGCACTACGCCAATGCCGCTGTGGACATTGAGTATCAGTTTCCGTTTGGATTTCGTGAGATGGAGGGCATTCACTCACGCACTGATTTTGATCTGAAATCGCACCAGGAACTGAGCCGCAAAAAACAGCAGTATTTTGACAATGACGTTGACCCGGCCACGGGTAAGCCCTACGGAAATTACATTCCTTACGTAGTTGAGACCTCCGTTGGGGCCGACCGGCTGTTTCTGGCCGTGTTCTGCAATGCCTTCACGAAAGAGACAGTAGGAGAGGGCGAATCCACGCCGGGCGATAAACAGAAAGAGCGCACATATCTGAAACTACACCCGGCACTTGCCCCTATCAAAGCGGCCGTGTTTCCGTTGGTACGCAAAGATGGCCTCCCCGAAAAAGCCGAGCAGATCGTGAAATTGTTGCGCTCAGAATTCCGCGTAATTATGGAGGAGCGCGACGCCATCGGCAAACGTTACACACGGCAGGATCTAATTGGCACGCCGTTCTGCATTGCGGTTGACTACCAGACGATAGAAGACGACACCGTAACAATTCGGTATCGTGACACTACCGAGCAAATCCGGGTTCCGATTAGCGAACTCAAAGCCCGCATCGGCCAGGAAGTGTCGATGGAGCGATTATTAGAGCAGATGTAA
- the rlmD gene encoding 23S rRNA (uracil(1939)-C(5))-methyltransferase RlmD — MRRKSHKAPERLYGIRIDAVVAEGKCIVRTDEGVIFVENPTGGPGVAPGDVVDLRITNKKKQYREAVAETVHERSKVRAEPFCEHFGTCGGCKWQHIRYDEQLRFKQQQVVDQLTRIGKVPLPDIRPILAAHPTQYYRNKLEFTCAEGRWLTQAEAATDLPMDPRALGFHVPGRFDKVLPIRHCYLQPDPSNAIRLAVADYAFRHDMTMYNLKLHTGFLRTLIIRTADTTQQVMVTVQVAQDDPNQLNGLLTFLQTEFSQITSLNYILNTKKNDSYQDQEVVNWAGKPYIEETMDDGSGQPLTFRVGPKSFYQTNAQQAFSLYKVARAGAALTGQECVYDLYTGTGTIALFVARQAREVVGVEYVEASVADARVNADINGITNARFYAGDMRDILTESFFDQHGRPDVVITDPPRAGMDEAVTRQLLQAAPRRIVYVSCNTATQARDLGILDEGYTVTDVQPVDMFPHTHHVENVVVLERKG, encoded by the coding sequence ATGCGTAGAAAGAGTCATAAAGCACCCGAACGGTTGTACGGCATTCGTATAGATGCCGTAGTCGCCGAAGGCAAATGCATTGTTCGCACCGACGAGGGCGTAATTTTCGTAGAAAATCCCACCGGCGGACCGGGTGTGGCACCTGGCGACGTGGTTGATTTGCGAATCACGAACAAGAAAAAACAGTACCGCGAAGCCGTAGCCGAAACCGTTCATGAACGCTCGAAGGTGCGTGCAGAGCCGTTCTGCGAACATTTTGGCACCTGTGGCGGCTGTAAGTGGCAACACATTCGCTACGATGAGCAACTGCGGTTCAAGCAGCAGCAGGTAGTCGATCAGTTGACCCGTATCGGTAAAGTGCCGCTGCCTGACATTCGCCCGATTTTGGCCGCGCATCCCACTCAATATTACCGCAACAAACTCGAATTCACCTGCGCTGAAGGTCGCTGGCTCACGCAGGCTGAAGCCGCCACCGACCTGCCGATGGACCCCCGCGCCTTAGGTTTCCACGTGCCGGGCCGCTTCGACAAGGTGCTGCCCATCCGGCATTGCTACCTCCAGCCCGACCCCTCGAACGCCATTCGCTTAGCCGTAGCAGATTATGCGTTTCGGCACGATATGACGATGTATAATCTGAAACTGCATACTGGTTTTCTACGGACGCTCATTATCCGCACTGCCGATACTACGCAGCAGGTGATGGTAACGGTACAGGTGGCACAGGACGACCCCAACCAACTCAACGGGCTGCTGACGTTTCTGCAAACGGAATTTTCGCAGATTACCTCGCTGAACTACATCCTGAACACCAAGAAAAACGACAGCTATCAGGATCAGGAGGTAGTTAACTGGGCCGGAAAACCTTACATCGAAGAAACGATGGACGATGGAAGCGGCCAACCGCTTACGTTCCGGGTAGGCCCGAAATCGTTTTATCAGACCAATGCGCAACAGGCGTTCAGTCTCTACAAAGTGGCCCGCGCCGGGGCAGCCCTCACCGGGCAGGAGTGCGTGTATGACCTCTACACTGGCACCGGCACCATTGCACTATTCGTGGCCCGGCAAGCCCGCGAAGTGGTTGGCGTTGAGTACGTTGAAGCCTCCGTGGCCGATGCTCGTGTCAACGCCGACATCAATGGTATCACCAATGCCCGTTTCTATGCGGGCGACATGCGCGACATTTTGACTGAAAGCTTTTTCGACCAGCATGGTCGGCCCGACGTGGTGATTACCGACCCGCCCCGCGCTGGCATGGACGAAGCCGTTACGCGGCAGTTGCTACAGGCCGCTCCCCGGCGCATTGTGTACGTAAGCTGCAATACTGCCACGCAGGCCCGCGACCTCGGTATTTTAGATGAAGGCTACACCGTTACCGACGTGCAACCCGTTGATATGTTTCCGCACACACATCACGTCGAGAACGTAGTGGTGCTGGAACGGAAGGGCTAA
- a CDS encoding hybrid sensor histidine kinase/response regulator transcription factor encodes MRWSVGLLVVGLLGWAVPVGADVPNPEYLTVRNGLPQGFIKSLIQDRRGFVWLATRDGLCRYDGVRFRIYNYDARQPRSLSFSSIYEIREDPKGRLWLRTENNNIDRFDPVTEQSEHYSATAAFRQARGRSELVGFFPDRQDGVWVATQTNGFFRLNPNGSISHQHWFMQGDTIQRTLRALLLDRRGRVWLAAKDGLFQYNPKTGQFAGFRTAQGLPQNNVLSMYERANGELLLGFPGKVAFFDPDKGTVRQVLDVPIPASQTPVFTSDRRGTVYINQNRYTDSTGLIILQPDPKLARFPVISLLVDRSNVLWVGTNGDGVIKYDLNSRSFTATPYVVNFHTDWLSQVLGVPATAIPVPVRQEWAYSVRYQFDRRKALWISGKNFGPYRFDPVRRTFDPVRPTGIEPRWLPGGSFRFTALTKGAQGELWGLLGPDSRAVVRHNPDLQTFTAFPLPLPAGHPYVIQAMTVDGGRIYLATENHGLLRADLSTKRLVRWYADGNNARALPNNALLSLAQDPIQYNYLWIGTFGSGLCRLDKMTGQIRQFTVDQGLPNNVIYGIRPDRKGHLWLSTNRGLCRFDSRTFEVRLYTTDDGLPSEEFNRFHDVALPDGRMIFGGIGGYTLFDPARIRVDGFNPVVALTALRINNQLVNALTPDSPIQQDINETKEIELRHDQNFLTFNFAALQFNQNGKNQYRYKLTGLDRDWTYSGNQATATYTNLPSGTYTFVVNASNTSGIWSTHTREIQIVIKPPLWKTWWAYLGYALVLLGAFAIYLRMRIHRVRLQSRMELREQESQQLKQLNEVKTRFFANITHEFRTPLTLILTPLQELLNETTDARQHNRLSLIYRNANRLLRLINELLDLAKLDAGNMTITLTADNLSEFVERIAASFDEEARRQNITLQVQSTLKKPFYLFDTDKVEKIINNLISNALKFTKEAGVVSIHLSAQPAYETSASVSSEPASDLVRFVVRDTGIGIEADKLPHIFNRFYQVDATTSPDGSASGSGIGLALVKELVEMMHGTISLESRPGVGSAFIVELPCRPASVGVIESLVLPLPATNGLITKPTSTDGSAPRLLLVEDNDELAAYIISVLNPEWKIRRATNGRAGIEAAIADGADLIISDVLMPELDGYELCRQLKANPITSHIPILLLTAKAAIESRLEGFNAGADDYLTKPFQVEELRGRVRNRLEQQQRMRLHYRTQLLREGHLPTASPAPQDEFMNRIYAILEERLDDTTFGVEPLATGIGMSRMHLNRKIKAMTGMTPNELIRAVRLKRGAELLLTGASVSETADRVGFDTAAYFSKVFKEQYQCTPSEYVEKSRQEVV; translated from the coding sequence ATGCGTTGGTCGGTAGGCTTGCTGGTAGTTGGGTTGCTGGGATGGGCCGTACCGGTAGGTGCCGACGTACCCAACCCTGAGTACTTAACTGTGCGAAATGGGTTGCCACAGGGCTTCATCAAATCGCTCATTCAGGATCGGCGCGGCTTTGTCTGGCTCGCCACCCGCGACGGCCTTTGCCGCTACGACGGGGTTCGATTCCGTATCTACAACTACGATGCCCGGCAACCTCGTTCGCTGTCGTTCAGCAGCATCTACGAAATCAGGGAAGACCCCAAAGGAAGGCTGTGGCTTCGCACCGAAAATAATAACATCGACCGCTTCGATCCGGTTACGGAACAGTCAGAACATTACTCCGCCACGGCAGCTTTTCGACAGGCCCGGGGGCGTTCTGAGTTGGTTGGCTTTTTTCCTGACCGGCAGGATGGTGTCTGGGTTGCTACGCAAACGAACGGTTTTTTCCGCCTTAATCCAAATGGCAGCATCTCGCATCAGCATTGGTTCATGCAGGGCGACACCATTCAGCGTACCCTTCGCGCCCTGCTGCTCGACCGACGGGGCCGGGTTTGGCTGGCGGCAAAGGACGGCCTGTTTCAATACAACCCCAAAACAGGCCAATTTGCGGGCTTCCGTACAGCGCAGGGGCTTCCTCAGAACAATGTGCTGAGTATGTATGAACGGGCGAATGGCGAGTTACTTCTGGGCTTTCCGGGAAAAGTAGCCTTTTTCGACCCCGATAAAGGCACTGTCAGGCAGGTGCTCGACGTGCCGATACCTGCCAGCCAAACGCCCGTTTTTACCAGCGACCGACGCGGTACGGTCTACATCAACCAAAATCGATATACCGACAGTACGGGCCTGATTATTCTACAGCCCGATCCAAAACTCGCTCGTTTTCCGGTCATTTCGCTTTTAGTCGACCGTTCTAATGTGTTATGGGTCGGCACCAACGGCGACGGTGTCATCAAATATGACCTGAACAGCCGCTCGTTTACGGCTACTCCCTACGTAGTCAATTTTCATACCGACTGGCTGTCGCAGGTGCTTGGCGTTCCGGCTACGGCTATCCCGGTTCCCGTCCGACAGGAGTGGGCCTATAGCGTCCGTTATCAGTTCGACCGGCGCAAAGCATTGTGGATCAGCGGGAAAAATTTCGGACCGTATCGCTTCGACCCTGTTCGACGTACATTCGACCCCGTTCGGCCAACCGGTATCGAACCACGCTGGCTACCCGGCGGTTCTTTCCGATTCACCGCCTTAACCAAAGGCGCACAGGGTGAATTATGGGGGCTGCTCGGCCCGGATAGCCGGGCGGTGGTTCGTCACAATCCTGATCTACAGACGTTTACAGCCTTTCCGCTACCGCTGCCAGCCGGTCATCCCTACGTGATTCAGGCCATGACTGTCGATGGCGGTCGAATTTATTTAGCTACCGAAAATCATGGTTTGCTCCGGGCCGATTTGTCGACAAAGCGTCTTGTTCGCTGGTATGCCGATGGTAACAATGCCCGGGCCTTGCCCAACAACGCGCTCCTGTCGCTGGCCCAGGACCCAATTCAGTACAACTATCTCTGGATTGGTACATTCGGCAGTGGGTTGTGCCGGCTTGATAAGATGACGGGGCAAATTCGCCAGTTTACCGTTGATCAGGGGCTTCCGAACAACGTTATTTACGGTATCCGCCCCGACCGAAAAGGGCATCTGTGGCTCAGCACCAACCGGGGATTGTGCCGGTTTGACAGCCGAACCTTTGAAGTGCGCTTATACACCACCGACGACGGTTTGCCGAGTGAAGAATTTAACCGATTCCACGACGTAGCGTTGCCCGATGGTCGGATGATATTCGGCGGCATTGGCGGCTATACCCTGTTCGACCCAGCCCGAATTCGGGTCGATGGCTTTAACCCGGTGGTTGCGCTGACGGCTTTGCGCATTAACAATCAGTTAGTTAATGCCCTTACACCCGATTCTCCCATTCAACAGGACATCAATGAAACGAAAGAAATTGAATTACGCCACGACCAAAACTTCCTGACGTTCAACTTTGCCGCGCTCCAGTTCAACCAGAATGGGAAAAATCAATACCGGTACAAACTCACCGGCTTAGACCGCGACTGGACCTACAGCGGTAATCAGGCAACGGCTACCTATACCAACCTGCCATCAGGCACGTACACGTTTGTGGTCAATGCGTCGAACACGTCTGGCATCTGGAGTACGCATACACGTGAAATTCAGATTGTTATCAAACCACCCCTCTGGAAAACCTGGTGGGCTTATCTGGGCTACGCGCTGGTTTTGCTGGGAGCTTTTGCCATTTACCTGCGTATGCGTATCCACCGGGTTCGGCTGCAAAGCCGCATGGAGCTTCGCGAGCAGGAATCGCAGCAACTCAAGCAGTTGAATGAAGTTAAAACCCGCTTTTTTGCCAACATTACCCATGAATTTCGCACGCCGTTAACGCTCATCCTGACGCCCTTGCAGGAGTTACTGAACGAAACTACCGATGCTCGTCAACACAACCGGCTGTCGCTCATTTACCGGAACGCCAACCGGCTGTTGCGGCTCATCAACGAACTGCTCGATCTGGCTAAATTAGACGCGGGCAACATGACCATTACGCTCACCGCCGACAACCTGAGTGAATTTGTTGAGCGGATTGCGGCCAGCTTCGACGAGGAAGCCCGACGGCAGAATATTACGCTACAAGTGCAATCGACACTTAAAAAGCCGTTTTACCTGTTCGATACCGATAAAGTTGAAAAGATTATCAACAACCTGATTTCCAACGCGCTCAAGTTCACCAAAGAGGCAGGTGTCGTTAGCATACACCTATCGGCACAGCCTGCCTACGAGACTTCTGCTTCGGTCAGCTCTGAGCCAGCCAGTGATCTTGTCAGGTTTGTGGTTCGCGATACGGGCATCGGTATTGAAGCCGATAAGCTACCCCATATATTTAACCGATTTTATCAGGTCGATGCTACAACCTCGCCCGATGGGTCGGCCAGTGGCTCTGGCATTGGTCTGGCGTTGGTAAAAGAATTGGTCGAAATGATGCATGGCACTATTTCGCTCGAAAGTCGTCCTGGCGTGGGTAGCGCGTTTATCGTTGAATTGCCCTGTCGTCCGGCCAGTGTTGGGGTCATCGAATCGCTGGTACTGCCGTTGCCCGCTACCAACGGGTTGATTACCAAGCCAACTTCTACAGATGGCAGTGCACCCCGTTTATTATTGGTTGAAGATAATGACGAGTTGGCTGCATACATAATCAGCGTATTGAACCCGGAATGGAAAATTCGCCGGGCTACAAACGGACGAGCCGGTATTGAGGCTGCTATTGCCGATGGTGCCGATCTGATTATCAGTGATGTGCTGATGCCTGAATTAGATGGGTATGAACTCTGCCGCCAGTTGAAGGCCAACCCCATTACCAGCCATATTCCTATTTTGCTGTTGACAGCAAAAGCCGCTATTGAAAGCCGTTTGGAAGGATTTAACGCGGGGGCCGACGACTACCTGACGAAGCCATTTCAGGTTGAAGAACTGCGTGGGCGAGTGCGGAATCGCCTGGAACAGCAACAGCGGATGCGCCTGCATTACCGCACGCAGCTTCTGCGCGAAGGGCATTTGCCTACGGCCAGCCCGGCACCGCAAGACGAGTTCATGAACCGCATCTATGCTATTCTGGAAGAGCGGCTTGACGATACTACCTTCGGCGTTGAGCCATTGGCCACGGGCATCGGCATGAGCCGGATGCATCTGAATCGAAAAATCAAAGCCATGACAGGCATGACACCCAACGAGTTAATCCGGGCTGTTCGGCTGAAGCGGGGTGCTGAATTGTTGCTGACGGGAGCTTCGGTGTCTGAGACCGCTGACCGCGTTGGGTTCGATACGGCAGCGTACTTCTCCAAAGTTTTCAAGGAGCAGTATCAATGTACACCGTCGGAATATGTCGAAAAAAGTCGACAGGAAGTTGTGTAA
- a CDS encoding helix-hairpin-helix domain-containing protein: MFNRFQSLVRDYFGFSHREARGFTVLIILTLLCLFIPFLYRFVANRKPADTSAADQRKLDSLVALMQAEDARQPAFGNRPDRDKTTAERFSEPKLFNFDPNTVSVAGWQQLGLPRWLAERIDKYRSKGGQFRKKEDLLRIYDFPPDLYDQLEPYIVLQTPGNKVEGERSFADKSDGRFGNEREPFKPTERPAFAERPAKPTLQPFDINTADTSQLIALKGIGSTLAGRIVKYRDALGGFVSPEQFRNVYGLDSLAFDELRKFGQIRSGPRKIPVNTATAEQLDRLPFLSRRQAQVIVNYREQHGAYTSAESLKPIRILDAGTIEKIAPYLEF, from the coding sequence ATGTTCAATCGTTTTCAGTCGCTCGTGCGCGACTATTTTGGCTTTTCGCACCGCGAGGCTCGTGGCTTTACGGTGCTTATCATCCTGACGCTGCTTTGTTTGTTTATTCCCTTTCTGTATCGCTTCGTTGCCAACCGAAAACCTGCCGATACGTCAGCCGCCGACCAGCGCAAACTCGATAGTTTGGTAGCTCTGATGCAGGCTGAAGACGCCAGACAACCCGCCTTCGGCAATCGCCCCGACCGCGACAAAACCACCGCCGAACGCTTCAGCGAACCCAAACTGTTCAACTTCGACCCCAACACGGTGAGCGTGGCGGGCTGGCAGCAACTGGGCCTTCCCCGGTGGCTGGCCGAACGCATCGATAAATACCGCAGCAAAGGCGGGCAGTTCCGCAAAAAAGAAGACCTCCTCCGCATCTACGACTTTCCACCTGACCTCTACGACCAACTTGAACCGTATATCGTTTTACAGACGCCGGGAAACAAGGTGGAGGGAGAAAGGAGCTTTGCAGACAAGAGTGACGGGCGGTTTGGTAATGAGCGCGAACCATTCAAACCCACTGAGCGACCGGCCTTTGCCGAACGACCCGCTAAACCTACCCTCCAACCATTCGATATCAACACCGCCGACACGTCGCAACTCATTGCCCTCAAAGGCATTGGCAGTACGCTGGCAGGGCGCATCGTGAAATACCGCGACGCACTCGGCGGTTTTGTGTCGCCCGAGCAGTTTCGCAACGTCTACGGGTTAGATTCGCTGGCATTTGACGAACTCCGCAAGTTTGGGCAGATTCGGTCGGGGCCGCGCAAGATTCCGGTTAATACCGCTACCGCCGAACAACTCGACCGGCTGCCGTTTCTGTCGCGCCGACAGGCGCAGGTGATTGTCAACTACCGCGAACAGCACGGGGCATACACGTCTGCCGAATCGCTCAAACCAATTCGCATTCTCGATGCCGGGACGATAGAGAAAATCGCACCGTATCTGGAGTTTTAG
- a CDS encoding LytR/AlgR family response regulator transcription factor: protein MSYFPSAATSARTMPTEWPPLKLYLRETGRQSFSVSDLVYLQAVANYSWLNWVDGQRMLMPRTLKYYSPKLPTEWFIRLHRNCVVNRRYVERLERTDAGGLVHLSTGEVLPVSRRRWSLVRRQLAHGMPHLN from the coding sequence ATGTCTTATTTTCCATCAGCCGCTACCTCAGCTCGCACGATGCCGACCGAGTGGCCCCCGTTAAAGTTGTACTTACGTGAAACAGGTCGTCAGTCTTTTTCTGTTTCCGATCTGGTTTATCTTCAGGCTGTTGCTAATTATAGCTGGTTAAATTGGGTAGACGGTCAGCGGATGCTGATGCCACGCACACTCAAATATTATTCGCCAAAATTACCCACCGAATGGTTCATTCGTCTGCACCGCAACTGTGTGGTGAATCGGCGTTACGTTGAGCGGTTAGAGCGCACTGATGCTGGTGGGCTGGTACATCTCTCAACAGGCGAGGTTCTCCCGGTATCGCGTCGGCGGTGGAGCCTTGTTCGGCGGCAATTAGCGCATGGCATGCCACATCTGAATTAA
- a CDS encoding ELWxxDGT repeat protein: MIRFFVLLFVTSASSLAQSPELVKDLYSGAVSGWPHSMIKVGKNLFFSASTLIDNNSHYSLWKTDGTTGGTVLVKSHIEIDDRTLTGINDILYFAASDENGTELWRSDGTTEGTVMVKDIHTTGSSYPRKLTNVNGTLFFIASDLQNVDQLWKSDGSLNGTIPVKRLSNDFGFPVGQPQMISFKNKLHYLYTSDSELQLWQSDGSLDGTLPVKVLSYGGDFLVNFNNRQLLFTGPQGWFGSTLWQSDGTSEGTSTIQTINGEKLAFISQPVVLNDNSYFYGFSSNGIIGLWKYDGVNLQLIKHPLQSYHSMYYNGKVPIIDNVLYFRAFSTDNRNNLWRSDATENGTFAIPVVNEGIIYEDVQEITALRNKIYFTARSVQLEKRFLFVSDGTEAGTKRLFEVPYQRHEERSNVILGAYDGTLYLRLRDSAHGLELWKYTPDEKKCLPVVVSKIK, encoded by the coding sequence ATGATTAGATTCTTTGTTTTACTTTTTGTTACATCAGCATCCAGTCTCGCTCAATCTCCCGAGTTAGTAAAGGACCTGTACAGTGGTGCTGTGAGCGGATGGCCTCATAGTATGATCAAAGTAGGCAAAAATTTATTTTTTTCAGCATCAACTCTAATTGACAATAATAGTCATTACAGCCTTTGGAAAACCGATGGCACAACAGGTGGTACTGTCTTAGTAAAAAGTCATATTGAAATAGATGATCGAACATTAACCGGTATAAATGATATCTTGTATTTTGCCGCGTCCGACGAAAACGGCACAGAGTTATGGAGATCAGATGGAACAACAGAAGGTACAGTAATGGTGAAAGACATACATACCACTGGCAGCTCTTATCCGAGAAAATTAACCAATGTAAACGGTACATTATTTTTTATAGCGTCTGACTTGCAAAACGTAGACCAACTCTGGAAATCAGACGGATCTCTTAATGGTACAATACCAGTGAAAAGATTATCTAATGATTTTGGATTCCCTGTTGGTCAGCCTCAAATGATATCTTTCAAGAACAAACTGCATTATCTGTATACATCAGATAGTGAGCTACAATTATGGCAATCTGACGGATCGCTGGATGGTACTTTACCTGTAAAGGTATTATCGTATGGGGGTGACTTTTTAGTAAACTTCAACAACAGGCAGCTACTGTTTACTGGCCCGCAGGGCTGGTTTGGTAGTACCCTCTGGCAGTCAGATGGTACATCAGAAGGCACATCAACTATACAAACTATAAATGGCGAAAAACTTGCTTTCATAAGCCAACCCGTTGTACTAAATGACAATAGCTATTTCTACGGATTTTCGTCTAACGGTATCATTGGGTTATGGAAGTATGATGGAGTTAACCTACAGTTGATAAAGCATCCTCTACAATCCTATCACTCAATGTATTACAATGGTAAAGTGCCCATCATTGATAATGTTTTGTACTTTCGTGCTTTCTCAACAGACAATCGGAACAATTTATGGCGTTCAGATGCAACTGAAAACGGCACTTTTGCGATTCCTGTTGTTAATGAAGGAATTATCTACGAAGACGTGCAGGAAATCACTGCCCTCCGCAACAAAATTTATTTTACTGCTCGATCCGTTCAGCTTGAAAAGAGGTTTCTGTTTGTTAGCGATGGAACAGAGGCAGGAACTAAACGTTTGTTTGAGGTTCCTTATCAACGGCATGAAGAAAGAAGCAACGTGATACTGGGAGCTTATGATGGGACCCTATATCTTCGCCTTAGGGATTCAGCTCACGGATTGGAGCTATGGAAATACACACCGGACGAAAAAAAATGCTTGCCTGTTGTCGTAAGTAAAATAAAATAA
- a CDS encoding SRPBCC family protein yields MHLLLQTHVNQAPATVWAGFTRNLFNQLSPPFPPVDVVRFDGCLTGDIVHLRLNFLLFRQDWISLITDQQTTPNEIFFIDEGTKLPFFLTYWQHRHRLLTDPAGGTIIADDITFRTPFWLTDYLMYPLMWLQFAYRKPIYRRIFS; encoded by the coding sequence ATGCATCTGCTTCTGCAAACACATGTTAATCAGGCCCCAGCTACTGTGTGGGCCGGTTTTACCCGCAACCTGTTTAACCAACTCAGCCCGCCTTTTCCACCTGTCGACGTTGTGCGCTTCGACGGGTGTCTGACTGGCGACATCGTTCACCTCCGGCTTAATTTTCTGCTCTTTCGGCAAGACTGGATCAGTCTCATCACCGATCAGCAAACAACGCCCAACGAGATTTTTTTTATTGACGAAGGTACTAAACTTCCCTTCTTTCTAACCTACTGGCAACACCGCCACCGCCTGCTGACCGACCCTGCGGGCGGAACCATCATTGCCGACGATATTACGTTCCGAACCCCGTTCTGGCTAACTGACTACCTGATGTACCCGCTCATGTGGTTGCAATTTGCGTACCGAAAACCAATTTACCGGCGCATCTTTAGTTGA
- the tnpA gene encoding IS200/IS605 family transposase → MPNTYTQIHLQLVFAVKHRDAVIAPNWKYDLYSFMTGIISQYGHKLLIINGMPDHVHLLVGLRPTQSLSELMKNLKQSSAKWVNDNRLTQGHFSWQEGYGAFSYSKSQLPAVIRYIEKQEDHHTKRSFLDEYRQVLDAFGVSYEEQYLFQPLG, encoded by the coding sequence ATGCCAAACACCTATACTCAAATTCATTTGCAACTGGTTTTCGCCGTTAAGCACCGCGACGCTGTTATTGCACCCAATTGGAAATACGATTTGTACAGCTTCATGACAGGTATCATTAGTCAATATGGTCATAAACTCCTCATCATAAACGGTATGCCTGACCACGTACATCTATTGGTCGGCTTACGACCGACCCAATCGCTTTCAGAATTGATGAAAAACTTGAAGCAGAGTTCGGCCAAATGGGTTAACGACAATCGATTGACGCAGGGTCACTTTAGCTGGCAGGAAGGCTACGGCGCATTCTCCTACAGCAAAAGCCAGCTACCGGCGGTTATCCGTTACATAGAAAAGCAGGAAGATCACCATACCAAACGTTCGTTTCTGGACGAATACCGACAAGTCTTAGATGCGTTTGGTGTCAGCTACGAAGAGCAATATTTGTTTCAGCCGTTGGGTTGA